A stretch of the Pseudomonas sp. ACM7 genome encodes the following:
- the argH gene encoding argininosuccinate lyase, producing MSTDKTNQSWGGRFSEPVDAFVARFTASVTFDQRLYRHDIMGSIAHATMLAKVGVLTDAERDSITDGLKTIQGEIEAGQFDWRIDLEDVHMNIEARLTDRIGVTGKKLHTGRSRNDQVATDIRLWLRDEIDLILSEITRLQKGLLEQAEREAGSIMPGFTHLQTAQPVTFGHHMLAWFEMLSRDYERLIDCRKRTNRMPLGSAALAGTTYPIDREFTAQLLGFDAVGGNSLDNVSDRDFAIEFCSAASIAMMHLSRFSEELVLWTSAQFQFIDLPDRFCTGSSIMPQKKNPDVPELVRGKTGRVFGALMGLLTLMKGQPLAYNKDNQEDKEPLFDAADTLRDSLRAFADMIPAIKPKHTMMREAALRGFSTATDLADYLVRRGLPFRDCHEIVGHAVKYGVESGKDLAEMSLEELRKFSDQIDQDVFAVLTLEGSVNARDHIGGTAPAQVKKAVARGQALLASR from the coding sequence ATGAGCACTGACAAGACCAATCAGTCCTGGGGCGGCCGCTTCAGTGAACCCGTCGACGCCTTCGTCGCCCGCTTCACCGCCTCCGTCACTTTCGACCAGCGCCTGTATCGCCACGACATCATGGGCTCGATCGCTCACGCCACGATGCTGGCCAAGGTCGGCGTGCTGACCGATGCCGAGCGCGACAGCATCACTGATGGCCTGAAGACCATCCAGGGTGAAATCGAGGCCGGCCAGTTCGACTGGCGCATCGACCTCGAAGACGTGCACATGAATATCGAGGCGCGTCTGACCGACCGCATCGGCGTCACCGGTAAAAAGCTGCACACCGGCCGCAGCCGTAACGACCAGGTCGCCACCGACATCCGCCTGTGGCTGCGTGACGAGATCGACCTGATCCTGAGCGAAATCACCCGCCTGCAAAAAGGCTTGCTGGAGCAGGCCGAGCGCGAAGCCGGCAGCATCATGCCGGGCTTCACCCACCTGCAAACCGCACAGCCGGTAACCTTCGGGCACCACATGCTGGCCTGGTTCGAGATGCTCAGCCGCGACTACGAGCGTCTGATCGACTGCCGCAAGCGTACCAATCGCATGCCACTGGGCAGCGCAGCACTGGCCGGTACCACCTACCCGATCGACCGCGAATTCACCGCCCAACTGCTGGGCTTCGACGCCGTCGGCGGTAACTCGCTGGACAACGTGTCCGATCGTGACTTCGCCATCGAGTTCTGCTCGGCCGCGAGCATCGCGATGATGCACTTGTCGCGCTTCTCCGAAGAGCTGGTGCTGTGGACCAGCGCGCAATTCCAGTTCATCGATCTGCCGGACCGTTTCTGCACCGGCAGCTCGATCATGCCGCAAAAGAAAAACCCGGACGTTCCGGAGCTGGTGCGTGGCAAGACCGGTCGCGTATTCGGCGCGCTGATGGGCCTGCTGACCCTGATGAAAGGCCAGCCACTGGCCTACAACAAGGACAACCAGGAAGACAAAGAGCCACTGTTCGACGCTGCCGACACGTTGCGCGACTCGCTGCGGGCCTTTGCCGACATGATCCCGGCGATCAAACCCAAGCACACGATGATGCGTGAAGCAGCCCTGCGCGGCTTCTCCACCGCCACCGACCTGGCCGACTACCTCGTACGTCGTGGCCTGCCGTTCCGTGACTGCCACGAAATCGTTGGCCATGCCGTGAAGTACGGCGTGGAAAGCGGTAAAGACCTGGCGGAAATGAGCCTTGAAGAGCTGCGCAAGTTCAGCGACCAGATCGATCAGGACGTGTTTGCCGTGCTGACCCTGGAAGGCTCGGTGAATGCCCGTGACCATATCGGCGGGACTGCGCCGGCACAGGTCAAGAAGGCTGTGGCTCGCGGCCAGGCATTGCTCGCCAGCCGCTAA
- a CDS encoding lipoprotein — protein sequence MKRLISSLAALASLVAFVSLLSACGQKGPLYLPDDSQDPAEQAKSSQKQPASKAHKHDVYQ from the coding sequence ATGAAGCGCCTGATCTCTTCCCTTGCTGCGCTCGCTTCGCTCGTCGCTTTTGTCAGCTTATTATCGGCCTGTGGTCAAAAAGGCCCGCTGTACCTGCCTGACGATAGCCAGGACCCTGCCGAGCAAGCCAAGTCCTCGCAAAAGCAGCCTGCGTCGAAAGCACACAAGCACGACGTCTACCAATAA
- the hemC gene encoding hydroxymethylbilane synthase, with translation MSSREIRIATRKSALALWQAEYVKARLEEAHPGLLVTLVPMVSRGDKLLDSPLSKIGGKGLFVKELETALLENEADIAVHSMKDVPMDFPEGLGLFCICEREDPRDAFVSNTYASLDELPQGSIVGTSSLRRQAQLLTRRPDLEIRFLRGNVNTRLAKLDAGEYDAIILAAAGLIRLGFEDRITSAISVDDSLPAGGQGAVGIECRSVDSEIHALLAPLHHQDTATRVTAERALNKHLNGGCQVPIACYAVLEGEQIWLRGLVGDPNGGLLLSAEARAPRSEAEALGVQVAEDLLSQGANDILKAVYGEAGHE, from the coding sequence ATGTCCTCTCGCGAAATCCGCATCGCCACCCGTAAAAGTGCACTCGCCCTGTGGCAGGCCGAATACGTCAAAGCTCGTCTGGAAGAGGCCCATCCGGGTCTGCTCGTGACGTTGGTGCCCATGGTCAGTCGCGGTGACAAATTGCTCGACTCGCCACTGTCGAAAATCGGCGGCAAGGGCCTGTTCGTCAAAGAACTGGAAACCGCGCTGCTGGAAAACGAAGCCGACATCGCCGTGCACTCGATGAAGGACGTGCCGATGGACTTCCCCGAAGGCCTCGGTCTGTTCTGCATCTGCGAGCGAGAAGACCCGCGTGATGCCTTCGTTTCCAATACCTACGCCAGCCTGGACGAATTGCCGCAAGGCAGCATCGTTGGCACCTCCAGCCTGCGCCGTCAGGCCCAGTTGCTGACCCGTCGTCCGGACCTGGAAATTCGCTTCCTTCGCGGCAACGTCAACACTCGGCTGGCCAAGCTCGATGCCGGCGAATACGACGCCATTATCCTCGCTGCTGCCGGCCTGATTCGTCTCGGCTTTGAAGATCGGATTACCTCGGCCATCAGCGTCGACGACAGTCTGCCGGCCGGTGGCCAAGGCGCGGTGGGTATCGAATGCCGCAGCGTCGACAGCGAAATTCACGCGCTGTTGGCACCGCTGCACCATCAGGACACCGCCACCCGCGTGACCGCCGAACGTGCTCTCAACAAACATTTGAATGGCGGCTGCCAAGTGCCGATCGCCTGCTATGCCGTGCTTGAAGGCGAGCAGATCTGGTTGCGTGGTCTTGTCGGTGATCCGAACGGCGGTCTGCTGCTCAGCGCCGAGGCTCGTGCGCCACGTAGCGAAGCCGAAGCCTTGGGCGTGCAAGTGGCTGAAGACCTGCTGAGTCAAGGCGCCAACGACATCCTGAAAGCAGTTTACGGCGAGGCAGGTCACGAGTGA
- a CDS encoding LytTR family DNA-binding domain-containing protein: MNVLIVDDEPLARERLSRMVGELEGYSVLEPSATNGDEALALIDSHKPDIVLLDIGMPGLDGLQVAARLCERETPPAVVFCTGSDEFAVEALQASAVGYLVKPVRTEQLHEALKKAERPNRVQLAALTRPAAESGSGPRSHISARTRKGIELIPLGQVVYFIADHKYVTLRHEGGEVLLDEPLKALEDEFGDRFVRIHRNALVARERIERLQRTPLGHFQLFLKGLNGDALIVSRRHVAGVRKMMQQL, encoded by the coding sequence ATGAATGTCCTGATCGTTGATGACGAACCCCTTGCCCGCGAGCGCCTGAGCCGAATGGTTGGCGAACTCGAGGGATACAGTGTCCTGGAGCCTAGCGCCACGAACGGCGATGAGGCGTTGGCTCTGATCGACAGCCACAAACCCGATATCGTGCTGCTCGATATCGGCATGCCGGGCCTCGATGGCCTGCAAGTGGCTGCACGATTGTGCGAACGCGAAACCCCGCCCGCCGTGGTGTTTTGCACAGGGTCCGATGAATTTGCCGTGGAAGCCTTACAGGCCAGCGCCGTAGGCTATCTGGTGAAACCTGTGCGTACAGAACAATTGCATGAAGCGTTGAAAAAAGCCGAGCGGCCCAATCGCGTCCAGCTCGCGGCCCTGACCCGTCCCGCCGCCGAAAGTGGCAGCGGTCCGCGCAGCCACATCAGCGCCCGTACCCGTAAAGGTATCGAACTGATCCCGTTGGGTCAGGTGGTCTACTTCATTGCGGATCACAAATACGTGACCTTGCGCCACGAAGGCGGCGAAGTGCTGCTGGATGAGCCGCTCAAGGCCCTTGAAGATGAATTTGGCGACCGCTTCGTGCGAATCCACCGCAACGCGCTGGTCGCCCGCGAACGCATCGAACGCCTGCAACGCACGCCTCTGGGGCATTTTCAGCTGTTCCTCAAAGGCTTGAACGGCGACGCCCTGATCGTCAGCCGACGGCATGTGGCCGGCGTGCGCAAGATGATGCAACAGCTTTAA
- the cyaY gene encoding iron donor protein CyaY: MSLTEARFHDLVDATQQALEDIFDECDLDIDLESSAGVLTVKFENGSQLIFSRQEPLRQLWLAAVSGGFHFDYDEESERWMCDKSEEQLGEMLERIVKQQADAELDFEGL; encoded by the coding sequence ATGAGTTTGACTGAAGCCCGTTTCCACGATCTGGTCGATGCCACCCAGCAAGCGCTGGAGGATATTTTTGACGAGTGTGACCTGGATATCGATCTGGAGAGCTCGGCCGGTGTGCTCACCGTCAAGTTCGAAAACGGCAGCCAGTTGATTTTCAGCCGTCAGGAACCCCTGCGGCAGCTGTGGCTGGCGGCCGTGTCCGGTGGTTTCCACTTCGATTACGACGAAGAGAGCGAGCGCTGGATGTGCGACAAGAGCGAAGAGCAACTGGGCGAAATGCTCGAGCGCATCGTCAAGCAGCAAGCTGACGCCGAGCTCGATTTCGAAGGCCTGTGA
- a CDS encoding glutathione S-transferase family protein gives MLKLYGFSVSNYYNMVKLALLEKGLPFEEVLFYPGPSPEALAISPRGKVPVLGVEQGFVNETSVILEYLEHSQKGTPLLPSDPFERSQVLALAKEIELYIELPGRACYGEAFFGMTVPDAIKDKTKAELLLGFASLGRHGKFAPYVAGDSLSIADLYFLYSVPLACAVAQKLFDLDLLAEMPAAKALLERLEQNPHVQRIAKDKEAAMPAFLAMLASKK, from the coding sequence ATGCTCAAGCTTTATGGATTTTCCGTCAGCAACTACTACAACATGGTCAAGCTGGCGCTGCTGGAGAAGGGACTGCCGTTCGAAGAAGTATTGTTTTACCCGGGGCCGAGCCCCGAGGCATTAGCCATCAGCCCGCGCGGGAAGGTGCCGGTGCTGGGTGTCGAACAGGGTTTCGTCAACGAAACCAGCGTGATTCTCGAATACCTCGAACACAGCCAGAAAGGCACGCCGCTGTTGCCAAGCGATCCCTTTGAGCGTTCGCAGGTCCTGGCACTGGCCAAGGAAATCGAGCTGTACATCGAATTGCCGGGGCGTGCCTGCTACGGCGAAGCATTTTTCGGCATGACTGTGCCGGATGCGATCAAGGACAAGACCAAAGCCGAGTTGCTGCTGGGGTTTGCCTCACTGGGCAGGCACGGCAAGTTCGCCCCTTATGTGGCAGGCGACAGCCTGAGCATTGCGGATTTGTATTTCCTCTACAGCGTGCCGCTGGCCTGTGCGGTGGCGCAGAAGCTGTTTGACCTGGATTTGCTGGCTGAGATGCCGGCGGCCAAGGCGCTGCTGGAGCGTCTGGAGCAGAACCCGCATGTGCAGCGGATTGCAAAGGATAAGGAAGCGGCGATGCCAGCGTTTCTGGCGATGCTCGCGTCCAAGAAGTAG
- a CDS encoding class I adenylate cyclase — translation MTRTHEIRPDLDEGIDRKVLSQLRARFLKLNEGRMARAMEGLSTRQQAVLTLLPLFFHVNHPLLPGYVSGSTPAGLSNYEPDANTLAEAQRLTRSFSYKPRHGSNPPRPIHGLFLMGSLGTLAQADQSDMDVWVCHGPDLSESDLAELRKKCQLLEIWATSQGAEAHFFLIDPTRFVRGERDTQLSSEDCGTTQHYLLLDEFYRTAIWLAGRTPIWWLVPVYEEASYDRYTHTLMSKRFIRADETLDLGHLAYIPPGEFIGAGLWQLFKGIESPYKSVLKLLLIEVYASEHPKVHCLSLRFKQAVFANRLDLDELDPYVVVYRRIEEYLAARGEPERLELVRRALYLKVNRKLTGSNSRTQSWQRSLLKRLAHEWQWDHRQLALLDSRSQWKVRQVGSERRALVNELNYSYRFLTQFARNEQTVSLINKRDLNVLGRRLYAAFERKADKVEFINPGIAPDLAEDTLTLVHAPNKKESGQTQWGLYNGSLTALEWEHFAPIKRSRQLLELLTWCHRNGVIDSSTRLALHPGSSDLSEFELFNLLGSLQQSIALPLTTVAEEPLLRASVPSEVLILVNVGVDPLKHHRDLNILMTTERTDSLSYAGVRENLVLTLDQVTLNSWNEVLVNRFDGPHALLDCVRDYLNNLPGGLQQPTLRVRCFCHNRAQFIARRVEEILDTAQNLLLSKLNHRYLIQVQQHYHVLELVPGQVNHVALATLPALVDYLGEELASYSPLHLDPMALEDHDLALVLPMGQPNCIQVFYRINEYRADLYVLDEFNALWQQRLPYHDEQSLLVPLQRFLQSIQYRRDALLPMDVAQPLSLDILYYQLLPSGPVRARRVEARPAPQTPVNKPFYDVQAIVGKAAPGQVQVTLYCNQREFSELEHGDQLFSVVAREIVEQRRETERYRCYITDLDLSGLLGDGQSSSILYLRYKADLERALNEALEQV, via the coding sequence ATGACCCGCACCCATGAAATCCGCCCCGATCTGGACGAGGGAATCGACCGCAAGGTTCTCAGCCAGCTGCGCGCACGTTTTCTGAAGCTCAACGAAGGCCGTATGGCCCGTGCCATGGAAGGGTTGTCGACCCGCCAGCAAGCGGTGCTGACCCTGTTGCCGCTGTTTTTCCACGTCAATCATCCGCTGTTGCCGGGGTACGTTTCGGGCAGCACGCCGGCCGGGCTGTCGAATTACGAACCCGACGCCAACACCCTCGCAGAAGCCCAACGCCTGACCCGCTCGTTTTCCTATAAGCCCCGCCATGGCAGCAATCCGCCGCGACCGATTCACGGCCTGTTCCTGATGGGCAGCCTCGGCACCCTCGCCCAGGCCGATCAGAGCGACATGGACGTGTGGGTTTGTCACGGGCCGGACTTGAGCGAAAGCGACCTCGCTGAACTGCGCAAAAAATGCCAACTCCTCGAAATCTGGGCTACCAGCCAGGGCGCCGAGGCGCATTTCTTCCTGATCGACCCGACCCGTTTCGTACGCGGCGAACGTGATACGCAACTGAGCTCGGAAGACTGCGGCACCACCCAGCACTATCTGCTGCTGGACGAGTTTTACCGCACCGCAATCTGGCTGGCCGGACGCACGCCCATCTGGTGGTTGGTGCCGGTCTACGAAGAAGCGAGCTACGACCGTTACACCCACACGCTGATGTCCAAGCGCTTCATCCGTGCCGATGAAACCCTGGACCTGGGGCATCTGGCCTATATCCCGCCGGGGGAGTTCATCGGCGCCGGACTCTGGCAGTTGTTCAAGGGCATCGAATCGCCGTACAAATCGGTCCTCAAACTGCTGCTGATCGAGGTCTATGCCAGCGAACACCCCAAGGTTCATTGCCTGAGCCTGCGCTTCAAGCAAGCGGTGTTTGCCAATCGGCTCGACCTTGATGAGCTGGATCCGTACGTCGTGGTCTACCGGCGCATCGAGGAATACCTGGCCGCCCGTGGCGAGCCGGAACGGCTGGAGCTGGTACGCCGGGCGTTGTATCTGAAGGTCAATCGCAAACTCACCGGCAGCAACAGTCGCACTCAGAGCTGGCAGCGTTCGTTGCTCAAACGCCTGGCCCACGAATGGCAGTGGGATCATCGTCAACTGGCCCTGCTCGATAGCCGCAGCCAGTGGAAAGTCCGTCAGGTCGGTTCTGAACGCAGGGCCTTGGTCAACGAGCTCAATTACAGCTATCGCTTCCTGACCCAGTTCGCCCGCAACGAACAGACCGTCAGCCTGATCAACAAGCGCGACCTCAACGTGCTGGGTCGCCGGTTGTACGCGGCCTTCGAGCGCAAGGCCGACAAGGTCGAGTTCATCAACCCTGGCATCGCCCCGGATCTGGCCGAAGATACCCTCACGCTGGTGCACGCGCCGAACAAAAAAGAATCGGGTCAAACTCAGTGGGGTTTGTACAACGGTAGCCTGACGGCCCTCGAATGGGAGCATTTCGCACCGATCAAGCGCAGCCGCCAATTGCTGGAACTGCTGACCTGGTGTCACCGCAATGGCGTGATCGACAGCAGCACTCGCCTGGCCTTGCATCCCGGCAGCAGCGACCTGAGCGAGTTCGAACTGTTCAACCTGCTCGGCAGCCTGCAACAGAGCATCGCCCTGCCGCTGACGACCGTCGCCGAAGAACCGTTACTGCGCGCCAGCGTGCCGAGTGAAGTGCTTATCCTGGTGAACGTCGGCGTCGATCCACTCAAGCACCACCGCGACCTGAACATCCTGATGACCACCGAGCGCACTGATTCCCTCAGTTACGCCGGCGTCCGGGAAAACCTGGTGCTGACCCTGGATCAGGTCACGCTCAACAGTTGGAACGAAGTGCTGGTCAACCGCTTCGACGGCCCTCACGCGCTGCTCGACTGCGTGCGCGATTACCTCAACAACCTGCCCGGCGGGCTACAACAACCCACGTTGCGGGTTCGTTGCTTCTGCCACAACCGCGCACAGTTCATCGCCCGGAGGGTCGAAGAGATCCTCGACACCGCGCAGAACCTGCTGTTGAGCAAACTCAATCATCGCTACCTGATTCAGGTCCAGCAGCACTACCACGTGCTGGAATTGGTGCCCGGCCAGGTCAATCATGTCGCCCTCGCCACGCTACCGGCGCTGGTCGATTACCTGGGCGAAGAGCTGGCAAGCTACAGCCCGCTGCACCTGGACCCGATGGCGCTGGAAGATCACGACCTGGCGCTGGTTCTGCCGATGGGCCAGCCCAATTGCATTCAGGTGTTCTACCGGATCAACGAGTACCGCGCCGACCTGTACGTGCTGGATGAATTCAATGCCCTGTGGCAGCAGCGCTTGCCCTACCACGACGAGCAAAGCCTGTTGGTGCCGCTGCAACGTTTCCTGCAATCGATCCAGTACCGGCGCGACGCCTTGCTGCCGATGGACGTCGCCCAGCCGCTGAGCCTGGACATCTTGTATTACCAACTGCTGCCCTCCGGCCCCGTGCGGGCGCGTCGGGTCGAAGCTCGGCCAGCACCGCAAACCCCGGTCAACAAACCGTTCTACGACGTGCAGGCGATTGTCGGTAAAGCCGCACCGGGACAGGTGCAGGTCACGTTGTATTGCAATCAGCGGGAGTTTTCAGAGCTGGAGCATGGCGACCAACTGTTCAGCGTGGTCGCCCGGGAAATCGTCGAGCAGCGCCGTGAAACCGAACGCTATCGCTGCTACATCACCGACCTGGACCTGTCGGGCCTGCTCGGTGATGGTCAGAGTTCAAGCATTTTGTATTTGCGCTACAAGGCTGACCTGGAGCGCGCACTGAACGAGGCGCTCGAGCAGGTCTGA
- the dapF gene encoding diaminopimelate epimerase, with translation MLLRFTKMHGLGNDFMVLDLVSQHAHILPKHAKQWGDRHTGIGFDQLLIVEAPSNPDVDFRYRIFNADGSEVEQCGNGARCFARFVLDKRLTAKRQIRVETKSGIIELDIRSDGQIGVNMGAPRLVPAEIPFEAPEQATSYQVDVDGTLVDLAAVSMGNPHAVLRVSDINNAPVHELGPKIENHPRFPARVNVGFLQVIDRSRAQLRVWERGTGETQACGTGACAAAVAAISQGWMDSPLLIDLPGGRLSIEWAGPGQPVMMTGPAVRVYEGQVRL, from the coding sequence ATGCTGCTGCGTTTTACCAAGATGCACGGCCTGGGCAATGACTTCATGGTCCTCGACCTGGTCAGCCAGCATGCGCACATCCTGCCCAAACACGCCAAGCAATGGGGCGATCGGCATACCGGTATCGGTTTCGACCAGTTGCTGATCGTCGAAGCGCCAAGCAACCCGGACGTGGATTTCCGCTATCGGATTTTCAACGCCGATGGCTCCGAAGTGGAACAGTGCGGCAACGGTGCGCGCTGTTTCGCTCGCTTCGTGCTCGACAAGCGCCTGACCGCGAAGCGGCAGATCCGCGTCGAAACAAAAAGCGGCATCATCGAACTGGATATCCGCAGCGACGGGCAGATCGGTGTCAACATGGGCGCACCGCGCCTGGTGCCGGCCGAGATTCCATTTGAAGCGCCGGAGCAGGCCACGAGCTATCAGGTTGACGTCGACGGCACCCTGGTCGACCTGGCCGCCGTGTCCATGGGCAACCCCCATGCCGTGCTGCGGGTCAGCGACATCAACAATGCACCGGTGCATGAACTGGGGCCGAAAATCGAAAACCATCCGCGCTTCCCGGCGCGGGTCAATGTCGGCTTTCTCCAGGTCATCGACCGGAGCCGCGCGCAGCTGCGCGTCTGGGAACGCGGGACTGGGGAAACTCAGGCTTGCGGAACCGGCGCCTGCGCTGCCGCAGTGGCCGCGATCAGCCAGGGGTGGATGGATTCGCCGCTTTTGATCGACCTGCCCGGCGGGCGTTTGTCCATTGAATGGGCAGGCCCTGGCCAACCGGTCATGATGACCGGCCCGGCAGTGCGCGTTTATGAAGGACAAGTGCGTCTTTGA
- a CDS encoding DUF1289 domain-containing protein, producing the protein MTQPAPVRPPKPLYSNVSPAVASPCSGVCRLDEQKVCLGCFRHVEDIREWRSADDDRRRVICAQAIQRKSCA; encoded by the coding sequence GTGACTCAGCCTGCGCCCGTTCGACCGCCAAAACCGCTCTACAGCAATGTCAGCCCGGCGGTGGCTTCGCCATGCAGCGGTGTGTGTCGGCTGGATGAACAGAAGGTCTGCCTTGGGTGTTTTCGCCATGTCGAAGACATCCGCGAATGGCGCTCGGCCGATGACGATCGGCGGCGAGTGATTTGCGCGCAGGCCATCCAGCGCAAATCCTGCGCCTGA
- the lysA gene encoding diaminopimelate decarboxylase yields MDAFNYRDGELFAEGVALSAIAERFGTPTYVYSRAHIEAQYLAYADALVGMPHLVCFAVKANSNLGVLNVLARLGAGFDIVSRGELERVLAAGGSADKIVFSGVGKTRDDMRRALEVGVHCFNVESTDELERLQVVAAELGVRAPISLRVNPDVDAGTHPYISTGLKENKFGIAIADAEDVYIRAAQLPNLEVVGVDCHIGSQLTTLPPFIDALDRLLGLVDRLGDCGIYLRHIDLGGGLGVRYRDEEPPLAADYIKAVRERLDGRDLALVFEPGRFIVANAGVLLTQVEYLKHTEHKDFAIVDAAMNDLIRPALYQAWMDVTAVRPRNSAARAYDIVGPICETGDFLAKDRQLALEEGDLLAVHSAGAYGFVMSSNYNTRGRAAEVLVDGDQAFEVRRRETVAELFAGESLLPE; encoded by the coding sequence ATGGACGCTTTTAACTACCGTGACGGCGAGCTGTTCGCGGAAGGTGTTGCCCTGTCCGCCATCGCCGAACGCTTTGGCACACCGACCTACGTCTACTCCCGTGCGCACATCGAAGCCCAGTACCTGGCTTACGCCGATGCGCTGGTCGGCATGCCGCACCTGGTCTGCTTTGCGGTCAAGGCCAACTCCAACCTGGGTGTACTGAATGTCCTGGCGCGTTTGGGCGCCGGTTTCGACATCGTCTCCCGTGGCGAGCTGGAACGCGTACTGGCCGCTGGCGGCAGCGCCGACAAGATCGTTTTCTCCGGTGTCGGCAAGACCCGTGACGACATGCGTCGCGCCCTGGAAGTCGGCGTGCATTGCTTCAATGTCGAATCCACCGATGAGCTGGAACGTCTGCAAGTGGTCGCCGCCGAGCTGGGCGTTCGCGCGCCGATCTCGCTGCGAGTGAACCCGGATGTCGACGCCGGCACCCACCCGTACATTTCCACCGGTCTTAAAGAGAACAAGTTCGGCATCGCTATCGCCGACGCCGAAGACGTGTACATCCGCGCCGCCCAACTGCCAAACCTGGAAGTGGTCGGCGTCGATTGCCACATCGGTTCGCAACTGACCACCCTGCCGCCCTTCATCGACGCCCTTGACCGCCTGCTGGGCCTGGTCGACCGCCTCGGCGATTGCGGTATTTACCTGCGCCACATTGATCTCGGTGGTGGTTTGGGCGTGCGTTATCGCGATGAAGAGCCGCCGTTGGCTGCCGACTACATCAAAGCCGTGCGCGAGCGTCTCGACGGTCGTGACTTGGCGCTGGTGTTCGAGCCGGGCCGCTTTATCGTCGCCAACGCCGGCGTGCTGCTGACCCAGGTCGAGTACCTCAAGCACACCGAACACAAAGACTTCGCCATCGTCGACGCGGCCATGAACGACCTGATCCGCCCGGCGCTGTACCAGGCCTGGATGGACGTCACCGCCGTGCGCCCGCGCAACTCCGCTGCCCGTGCCTACGACATCGTCGGGCCGATCTGCGAGACCGGCGACTTCCTGGCCAAGGATCGTCAGCTGGCCCTGGAAGAAGGCGATCTGCTGGCCGTGCATTCGGCCGGTGCCTACGGGTTTGTCATGAGTTCCAACTACAACACCCGCGGCCGTGCCGCTGAAGTGTTGGTGGACGGTGATCAGGCATTTGAAGTGCGTCGCCGTGAGACGGTAGCCGAGTTGTTTGCTGGCGAAAGCCTGCTGCCGGAGTAA
- a CDS encoding TIGR02647 family protein, producing MSLTPELVAELEILALFNLDSSQEGLKIHQTAAPKAIAAAQRLFDKELITQPDGGYLTSLGRDAAQNVQTVLTILNVRETA from the coding sequence ATGTCGCTTACCCCTGAGTTGGTTGCCGAACTGGAAATCCTCGCACTCTTCAACCTGGACAGTTCCCAGGAAGGTTTGAAAATTCATCAGACCGCTGCCCCGAAAGCCATTGCCGCCGCCCAAAGACTGTTCGACAAAGAACTGATCACCCAGCCAGATGGTGGTTATCTGACCAGCCTCGGTCGTGACGCCGCGCAAAATGTGCAAACCGTTCTGACCATTCTCAACGTCCGGGAAACTGCCTGA
- the rnk gene encoding nucleoside diphosphate kinase regulator has translation MTAPSITLTRLDVQRLERLIDSLDDTLPGVIALQTELDRADTLVGHDEVPADVVTMNSRVHCREEGSGKDYHLTLVYPKDANADEGKISILAPVGSALLGLKVGQHIDWPAPGGKTLKLTLLEVESQPAEGGHFPE, from the coding sequence ATGACCGCACCTTCAATCACCCTTACCCGTCTGGACGTGCAACGTCTGGAGCGCCTGATCGACAGCCTGGATGACACGCTGCCGGGCGTTATCGCGCTGCAAACCGAACTGGATCGCGCCGATACCCTGGTCGGTCACGATGAAGTGCCCGCCGATGTCGTAACCATGAATTCCCGTGTGCATTGCCGCGAAGAAGGCAGCGGCAAGGACTATCACTTGACGCTGGTTTATCCGAAGGATGCCAATGCCGACGAAGGCAAGATTTCCATTCTGGCGCCGGTCGGCAGCGCACTGCTCGGTCTCAAGGTTGGTCAGCACATCGACTGGCCGGCACCGGGTGGCAAGACACTGAAACTGACCCTGCTGGAAGTCGAATCGCAGCCGGCCGAGGGCGGCCACTTTCCGGAATAA